Genomic DNA from Macadamia integrifolia cultivar HAES 741 chromosome 6, SCU_Mint_v3, whole genome shotgun sequence:
GAGGCCATTCAAGAAATGCGCCCGCCAAGAAATATTCACTAAGTTCAGAAGCTGATAGGGTGCTTGGTTGCACTGAATAGGTTCCTGTCTCGAGCTGGAGACAAGTGTCTTcccttcttcaagctactaaaaggaagaaaagatcaACATAAATTTTGATGGACGAAGGAATCCGAAGCGACTTTTGAGGAAATCAAAGCCTGCCTGACCAGGCCCCCTCTGCTAAGCCGACCAGAGCCAGGAGTGGTGCTACAACTTTATCTTACTGCTTCTTTTGTAGTCGTTAGTGCAGTCCTCataagagaagagggaaagacaCAGAGTCCCGTCTACtatgtgagtcatgtgctcctgGAAGCAGAAACACGTTACCTGAGAAGTGAGAAGTTTGCATTAGCATTGGTCGTGGCAGCTAGGAAGTTGAGGCATTACTTCTAAGCACACACCATAGCCGTACTGACGGATCAGCCACTGAGGAAGTTACTTCACAGCCTTAGCATAGCAGGATGTATGGTGAGCTGGGCTAtcgagttaagtgagcataACATTGAATTCGGACCAAGAAGTGCAATCAAAGGCCAGACATTGGATGATTTCTTGATAGAATGTACACAGACTGAAGAAGAGGCAGCAGCAGAGGCCGAGCCGAACAGAAAGTAAaaactctttgttgatggatccagcaccacAACAAGGAGCGACGTAGGACTTGTGTTGCAGAGCCCAGAGGAATTCACGATACAGTACACCCTTAGATTTACATTCCCCGCAACAAATAATGAAGCCGAATATGAAGCCCTGATAGTAGGAATCAAACTGGTAAAAGCTATAATGGCAGATGACCTGGTAGCACACAGTGACTCATAGCTAATTGTGAATCAAGTCAATGGGCAATATgaggccaaagaagagagaatggccaAGTATCTGAAAGAAGCTCATCATCTGATTATCAGCTTCAACACGTTAGTAATGGTACAAGTTCCACGGGAAGAAAATACAGtggcagatgccctctccaaactagctatAATAGAACTCGGGGACTGCGCAAACTCGGTATACTTTGAAGTACTGGGCAAAcctacctatgagcaagaaGTGATGTGCAACAATGCACAGTCAGCCGAGCTGAGCTAGATGGACCCCTTTATAGACTATTTGCGAGATGGACATCTCCCAGGAGATTAGACAGATGCAAGAGCAGTTAAAAGGAGAGCAACCAACTACACCCTCCAAGGTGGAGTACTATACAAAAGGATAATATCTTGGCCCCTGCTGAAGTGCCTACCATAGAACCGAGTTGAAGAGACACTCCGGAAGGTCCATGAAGGAATTCACGGAGGACACATGGGAGGAAGggcactggcctacaaggtGTTGTGCCAAGGATTTTATTGATAAAAAATGTAGCAAGATGCAATTAAGTTTGTCCGACGATGCTTTAAGTGTCAAGTACACACTCCAATACCGCATGTCCCGCCTACAGAACTTAGCTCCATAATCTGCCCAATCCCATTCGCgatgtggggaatggatatcctaggACAGTTCAAGAAAGGCAAGGGCGGTGTCCAGTTCTTGATTAttgctattgattacttcactaagTGGGTGGAAGTGCATCCCCTAGCAAAGATCACTGAGCAGGTGATAGAAAAGTTCGTAAGGAACGACGTCATATACTGCTATGGTGTTCCAAAAGTACTGGTCACAGACAATGGGTAACAATTTGACAATTAGAAATTCAGGCTCTTCTGTAGTAACTTTAACATTGATTTCCGTAACATTGCAGTAGCACACCCACAGTCCAATGGCCAGGAAAAAAAGACTAACCACATACTTCtggatggaataaagaagaggctggatcgggagaagaagaactaggcCTACTagctactcagtgtactttgggcATATCGTACCTCAGCTCGGAACCCTATAAAGGAAACTCCGTTCCGATTGACATATGGGATTGAAGCCCTAACCCCTATAGAGGTGACCCAAGCTTTGTTCCGGTCGAAAACGTTTGAAGCATCATAGAATGAGGCAGGGCTCCAAGCAAACATCGACTTGATAGACGAAGTTTGAGAAGAAGCACTAGTGCGAAATGAAATTTACAAATAAAAAGTGCGGTTGTATCACAACTGAAAGGTCCGGCCACGAGGATTCACAGTAGGTGACTTAGTACTTAGAAAAGCGGCTGCAGTAgacccaagaagtgaaggcaagctAAGCGCGAACTGAGaaggcccttacatagtctccaaagtggttcGCCTCGGAACTTACCACTTACAAACTCAGGGGGTACAACTATACCAAGAGCATGAAAtgtcaaaaatctcaaaaattttTACCAGTAGATCACATTGAAGTCCTGCGTGACCGGGCGTTaagtcttatagattttatattctcAGTACTGCAGTTTTCATATTTCAATCATTCAATTTCATTTATAGAGCGGATTGGACTCTATTTCGAGGCAATATATTTGTCAAAAGTGCATACCACATATCAATAAACGAAGAAGCTTCTCTCAAATATCCAGCtcatctaagatcgagctccagctcggcactaccatgACCAAACTCAAGTTTGGCACCctaagaccttaacatctaaggcataaagatcgagcttcagctcgacagcatctaagactgagctccagctcggcactaccaagatcAAACCAAAGTTTGGCACCCCAAGACcataacatctaaggcataaagaccgagctttagcttggcagcatctaagactgagctccagcttggcactaccaagaccaaaccccaGTTTGGCAccccaagaccttaacatctaaggtgTTAAGACCGAGCTTCAGCTCGGTAGCATTTAAGATCGAGCTCTAGtttggcactaccaagaccaaacctaagtttggcacctcaagaccttaatatataaggcataaagatcgagcttcagctcggcagcatctaaggccgagctctagctcggcactaccaagaccaaacctaaGTTTGGCACCCCAAGACCTTGACATCCTAAAGCATAAAGATTGAGCTTCAACTCGGTAGCATTTAAGGCCGAGCTCCAGCTCAgaactaccaagaccaaacccaagtttggcaccccaagaccttaacatctaaggcataaagatcaAGCTtgagctcggcagcatctaagacagAGCTCCAGCtcagcactaccaagaccaaacccaagtttggcaccccaagaccttaacatctaaggcataaagacagagcttcagctcggtagcatctaagatcgagctccagctcagcactaccaagaccaaacccaagtttggcaccccaagaccttaacatctaaggcataaagatagAGCTTCAGCTTGGCAgtatctaagaccgagctccagctcggcactaccaagaccaaactcAAGTTTGGCAccccaagaccttaacatctaaggcataaagactgaGCTTCAACTCAGCAacatctaagactgagctctAACTCGACACTACcgagaccaaacccaagtttggcaccccAATACCTTGACATCctaaggcataaagatcgaGCTTCAGGTCGGCAGCATCCAAGACTGAGCTCCAACTtagcactaccaagaccaaacctaaGTTTGGCACCTTAAGACCTTAAGACCTTAACACCTTAACACAAAGCATTATGACCGAGCCCCAGCTTAGCACCACTAAAGACAGAGCTTCAGCATGACGTCATTACGATCCAAGTTTAAGCATAACGCTTCAGAAGATTAAGATACATAAGACAAATCTAAGCTCAACTAGATAATGAAACTACGCTTATAGGGGAATGGAAGAGGAAAAacgaatgaagaaaaaaatacctttcattaataaaagagggcaaaaaccctcaaaattacACTACTCCCAAAGGAgacatttacataaaaaaagaaagaaagaaagaaaattacatcACTCCCgcaaaaaggagaaagagaaggaaaaggagaaaataacATCAGTATTGCAGAGATTGGGGGGGCTGGctcaaggaggagagagatggttCATTTGACTGCTTTTGGGTCAGTTTGAGTCACCTCTTCACCGACCTCGGCTTGACCGATGAGCCACATTGATGAAGCTGGGTAGGAGCATACTGTTGATATTCTGACAGATCGTAGTCTGGCATCTTGCCCAGGATGAACTAAATGGCGTCTTCCAAGCCGGTTGGAATGAAGTGACATTGACGTCAATTAACCACTTCTGACTAACTTTGGAGTTCAGCCACCTCTTAGCAGCAGCCTCATCATTCGACGTTAGCTTGGCCTGATGCTTCTTTTCCAGCTCGGCAATACGAGATGCAAGTTcaacctctttcttcttgttggCCTCCTGAGCCTTAGCCAGCTCGCTCTAGAGTGCATCCTTCTCCTTGACCAGGTTGTTGTTGGTCCTGAGCTGTTTAGCAACTTCACGCTCTAGCTTGCCAACTTTTTTCTCGCTATCTCAAACTCTTTGCTCCTCAGAACGTgcccttttcttctcattctccagTTGATCCGTGGCTATCTGGAGATCCCCACGGAGACGCTTCACCTAGTCGTCAGCCTTAGCACGGCCAACGGCCATGTTCTCGAATCGTTGAGCAGCCTTAACCTCAAAAGCAAAACTCTGTAAGGACCCAATGGAGTAATAAGTACTTGAAACATCATTTGAACACTAAAGAGAGAGAAGCGGGGAATACTTACATCGCCCATCCGAACGTAGATCTGATCCGCGAAGTGGATGTCAGACACCTGCTTCATGTGAGCAATGTCCCTCTTGGGACGGCTCTGGCGACACCAAACCCAAGCAGTTATGGAGTCCAGCATGGTGCCATTCTCCATCAGGTCCACCCAAGGATCCACAGACTGCTTCCCCGTCTGGGCCACCTTGGGAGGGTTGCTGTGCTGTGCATCATCCACAGGTGAACGCCTCCTCTTTTGGCCATCTGGGTCTGCTGCAGTCCGGTCCAGTGTATCGGTCTGCCTCGGTGCCTTCTCTCCAGAGCCTATTGTCTCCTTGCCCTTAAGAGAGTTAGGAGTCCTATGTCGAGCTGAGTATTGAATGGCCAGGGGCATCTCCTTCCTTGGCTTGCCCCCAATAGTAATTGGTGAGGCCTTGCTACCCGCACCAGGGGGAGGGGCGACCTTCACGCCAAGGTTAGGGCTCAACGTGGCCTTACCCTTGTTGGTAATCTTCTTGGCGGCTTGCTCGGCCGcttccttcttctttgcctCTGCTGTCGCCCCAGTAAGGGCTTTGTTGTCAACCTTTACATTCACCACTGAAAAACAAAGATAAGCCAACCTGAGTTAGCATTAAAGTCGAGCTGAATTTGAAAGAGAACCTAGCTGAATTAGTAGGAACTGGACTCAATCAAACCCTCATCAGGGACTTCACTTAGCTCCCACTCTTGGAGGAAGTCTTCGTCCTGCGGCATCTGAACGTCCGCACCCTCCCCACCCAAATACATTTGACATGTTTAGAGGTTGATCGGGAAGAGCTTGGAAGCTCGGTTCAGAACTGAGAGTGTGGACCTCACCCAACTACTTTTGAAGGGGTTCCCCTCTATTGTCACgtagaagtacctctccttccacttctttAGCGAGGAAGGCATATTGATGAACATCTTCAGATCGCTGTAGGGATCGTCCCTGTCCTTGTCCCTCTTAGTGAAGTAGTACCACCTCAAGGTGTGCCTCTTCGCCAAGAACATCTTCCAGAAGACGTCCAATGTCGCAGTCTGGCCCAACTTTGAGACGAACACCTCAATACCAAGAATAGTGCGCCAGGAGTTTGGTGTAAGCTGGCTTGGGGTAAGGCACCAGTCCTCCAGGACCAAGCTGACCAGCTCGGGCATAGGGATGCCATACCAACCCTGGATTAGGTCTAGAACTTTGGGAGTGAGGATGCTGGGTGTGTTGACCATGGTTATCTTTTCTCCTGAGGATGAAGTAGAGCCTTCCCCCTCAGACTCTGCTAGGCCTCCCTCAGGGACTTCAGTGCCTGATGGGCCTGTCACCGAAGTGCCCGCTGCTGCGGCACTAGGGGGCTAAGCTAGGGCAATCGAACTAGGATCACCCCTAGTCAAGACGGTCTCAGGAGAGACCACCTCCACAGACTTAGTACCTGAGCTGTTGCCTGAGCCCGAGTTGTTGCCCGAGCCAGAGTTGCCACCCGAGCCAGAGCTACCACTAGTACCTCTGGGTGGTTTTCCCCAGGTCTCACGGTCATCAAGGGGGTCTGGTTGGGCGAATCAGTGTCACACAAGGATGCCATATCGGGATCACTGGGACTAACTCTAGGAAACACAGAGGGCTGAGGAAAAGAACGACAagtcacaaccatagtgcaATCTTACTTACTTGTTGTAGGACGAGCTTGAAAGTGACATGCCGGAAAGGACGAGTTGATGAGGATGAGCAAGTAGGAGAACCTTGTTGTTCACGACACCGAGCTGCTCTAAGACTCTGTAGATGTCCGTGCTGAGGCTAGGAGCGAGCTGAACTGACTTTAACGCAAGAATAAATGACAAGTCTTctggaaaaaaatatttcctatttataggagaaggtGGTGGAGAATGGATGGCTAGATCTGGCTGAGATCAACGGTAAACTAAAGCAGCCTCTTCGCTTGCCCGAGGTGAAATTACGGAGCCGTGACATGTGGCAGAACCAGTGTGTTTCACGTTGAACGAACGACACACTATCTCGAAAGTCACCGCTTTTAATGCTCTAGCTGTTCGAACCGAACTGCTAGAGCGAGGGGCTAGTGATGAGGGTAAATCTCCTTGACCACGGCATGGCCAAGGAGCATTTGAACTAATGCTGCACTGCCACTCTGGCCCCTTATCAGGCTGAGCTACCACCTGGCCTCTCATTAGgctgagctgccacctcggcccctcatcaggccgagctgccacctcggcccctcatcaggcctagctgccacctcggcctctcatcagcccgagctgccacctcggccctcatcaGCTCGAGTTGCCACCTCAACCTTCACTAGCccaagctgccacctcggccttcatTAGCCCTAGTTAACACCTCGACCCCCATCagcccgagctgccacctcggccttcatcaggccgtactgccaccttggcctctcCTCTGGCCGAGCTAACACCTCGGCCCGACATCATCAGGCAGGGCTCCTAGAAACGTACTCtcatctactcctacattcaaggaatgtaATCCCTAATCATAAGGAcgagactctatccactacacgtcatcagaggcactCATCCCTCCCACTACTTGCACTTCCTATATAAGACGGGAATATTTCCCTAATATACCCTAGGATCTGAAATATTCATAGCATCAGAGAGTCGTTCCTTTCAAGGACTCCACGCCCCAGTAGGAGTCTCCACAGACTTCCCCCTTTCCACTCCATcaatagcctataaataccaaggtaaaccTCCATgatggggatcgatcacttcttctGATTGAAAATTCTCTTGAGTATCTTATGTGGAaaaatctgacttaggcatcagaaaGTCCCCCGTCGGATTAACCCGACTCtcccctatcttctcttctgtgaAGATCGGTTGAAGCATTAGGAGCTACAAGGAGGATCGActagtcaatttttaccacatcaggtGGGCTTAGAGGAAGTTATGAATATTTATAGAGGTggtaccaaaaaacaaaatcccttttttatattttaaaatttcatgcGGATCTTAGACCTTCATCAAGATTTGGACTAGTTTCAATTAACTTCGATCTATCCCCAAAGAAGTGAGTTTAGAGGACAAGTATGCCGTCAGTCGGCATAACATTCACAAGTAAGGCGTATCCCTCATCTGTAGGAGTATCCCAATAAGAGGGGCCTCTGCCTCATTCACAGGAGCGATCAACTCAGCATCCACGAAATAAATTTGGCGTTGAGAGGTACAAGGGCCAACATTGGAGGATCTTCTAGACCAGAGACGGTACAACCTTCGTATGCCAAGGGAATATTCGAGCTATTCTCTATTGGTTTTGACGGAAAACGACCCCTCTCAAAATGGCCGAAAACTTTGCCAGTCAAGCGATAGGGGGACCTGATCAAATTCCATTGGTCAGTAATTTAATTGGGTAAAGGGGTTATTAGTATTTGAATTTGATCGAGAGTGAGTTTCAATGGAGATAGAGAAGCTGTGGGAGGAGGTAAGGGAGCTGAGCCTTGGCACCTGCTCCCAGGTGGAACGCCTGGAATCACCCCCTTCACCACTTCGATTCCTCAGAGATTTCGTCTCAACCAATAAACCCTGCATCATCTCCAATGCCACTCTCCACTGGCCAGCTCTCTCCTCTTGGACCCACCCCTCCTATCTCTCCGAtgctctctcctcctcttctgtctCCGTCCACCTCACCCCGAATGGCCGCGCAGACGCCCTTGCTCCCAGACCCGACGACCCTTCTTCCCCCTGCTTCGTTTCCGCCCATGTCCAGCGCATGCCCTTCTCTGCCGCTCTCAatctcatttcttcttcttcactttctgaTTCAGTCGTCGCATATGCCCAGCAGCAGAACGATTGCTTCCATTCAGAATACTCTGCTCTTGCTTCCGATGTCGATTCCCACATCCCCTGGGCCACCGAAGCTCTTGGCTACCTTCCTGATGCTGTCAATCTCTGGATCGGTAACCATCTCTCTGAGACATCATTCCACAAGGACCACTACGAGAATCTCTACGCTGTCATCTCCGGCGAGAAGCATTTCCTCCTCCTTCCCCCCACTGACGTCCACCGCATGTACGTACGCGACTACCCCGCTGCCAACTATTCCTATTCCCAGGTCTAACATCAGaaactcttttcctcttctattGCTCTCCTAATGGACACCCCGTGTACTTAGCTATCTGGGAATCAGTTTTGCAGGATACTGGTGAGTTCACGTTGGAACTTGAGAAGCCTTTGAGATACGTGCCTTGGTGTAGTGTGAATCCTTACCCGTCTTCTGccgatggagagagagaaatggcgTCGTTCTCGCTGTATTTCAATGGTCCGAAGCCATTTGAGTGCACCGTCAAGCCCGGGGAGATTCTTTACTTGTAAGCCTAATTTCCTCAACCCACTTCTGTTCGATTAATGGTAATACATGTTGAATTGTGAATGATTTACATTTTGAACGATATATTTTCACTCGATAAATCATGATGTAAAGTAGGAAAATTATTAGATGCTGTTCCTGTTGGCATGGATAGACTCATGTTGCAGGATTGTGCTTGGCCTGAAATCCAATCACTGGTCTGACAAGTATAAAATCCCAAGTATCCAGCTTGGTAAAGTTTCGAAGCTTCCATCCTTTCACTGATGAGATGAATCTCGCTCATGATTTCCAGTGGTAGTTGGGGGATTGCACGCGATCAGTGTCGGGACAATGGAAGGACTACTGCAGTAGTCTTTGATCCACCACTGCTATTGCTTCTTGCTAGTGATACACATGCCTTGTTGGCATGCCACACTGTTACTAGGTGGCATTCGATAATTCATCCCACATGCCCACTACAATCACCATGTGATATTAAATATGCCTCATTAATTTGGTCTTCAAGAATCATGATCTAATTATTATTTACACAAAATAGGATGTTAAAATGATTTATAGTTATCCTTTctttagaaattttaaaaacGAAATTCCAATGGTTTCATATACTCCATGACTCTTCATTCTTTCCTGTAATTTTTAACGTCATAAGAAACTAAGAATAGACAAACGGTTCACTACCAGAATAGGGCAAACAGTGTATTGTCATCCCTGTCTTAAAGAATCCATTGAGCCAGTGGAGCTAGGTTCCAAATGAAGTAGCAAATTGTATTCCAATTTAATCACTTCCTAAGGAAGAACCCATGAGAAAAAGGCATCATAGTGAGAACCTAGGTTATGCAATTCTACTTCAATATTTCATTATGCTAACTATTTTAGACACCACTACATAGGTCAGTTGACAATGCCTAATGTACCACTCTAACGATAATCAGATCAATGAAGTACAGTGAGATTTGGAAAGTTAGTAATATTTTGGTGTTTTTCCTCCAAATTCTCCATAGAAGAGTTCTGGATAGATATCTGCTTAAATCGCCCCCTTGTACCATGAGGAGCACATTGCTAGATCATTATCCATTTAAAAGTGGATCTACGGAGGTTATGCTCCATCTAGAGGTGGTATATGGTGGCACAAAATGTAAGCTTTCAAGCGGCGCCATAGATGGTAGAGCGACCAAACATcatatcaacccagatccattctcgaCTAATGGGGAGGATTCTTCTATTAGAAATGCTTAAGGAATCTCTTCCAGATGACAGAGGAGAACGGGCAGGAGAAAAATAGGTGATCCATATCCTTAGACCCTTTCCAACGAAGGCAACAAAGGGGGGGACATGGATGTGgcgatggatgaggaaggactACGTCGGGAGGCAGTTGAGGATGGTACACCAAGCTGTGAAGCTGTGGCGAGGGATATGTCCTTTAAACCAGATGGTTTTGTGCTAAAGGACAAGCGGGCCCTTGGAACGGACAAAGTCCTAAGCCCATGAAGAGGTGAAGGAGCCTGAGGGAGAAGGGGGGAAGGAAAGACCAAATGTCtgcaaaggggggggggggaggaggagggaggGGACCAGCCATCTAaagagataatggaggagacaaGGGCATTTCTACCCAAAGGTCCATAATGCACCcagtttaggcccataaaagtggcatATTCCTATGCAAACAAGCTTTATTTGGTGATGAATTTGCATCAACTCTCGCGGCTTGAAAAAAATTTTGACCTCGGATTTTGTAGTAATGAGGGAAATATCATCTGATTTGCagctttgaccattcccaaacaaaattccaGTTGTTTGTGGGTGTCAGGAATGTAATCTTCAAAGCGTGAAGCTTTTTGTTTAAAGAACCATGATGGCTTAACAAACTCCACGCGATCGACTTCTAATCAAAACCAACCGTAAACGTCTTATGCATAGAGTCCTGATCGgtggtaaccttctcatcaagtaACTGAGGAACAAGCTCTTCCTCTTCAAGAACAACATCATGAATTTCGAAGATTTGTTGTGAAGTAATCTCAACCACTATCGCATCTTCCATGGCTTCAGTCTTGTCTACTTTGATGCCTTCGAGGTAGAATTCTTCAGTAGACTCTTCTACCTCTTGACCTCCCAGCTTTAAAGCTACCAGTTGCTGGACTCTCTTTAACATTAACCTCGACTTCCGGTTCTTTTGGCTTGAATGGAGGTCTCTACACTTCCCATAGAGGTGCTAcatgtgctactaatgattCTGGGACACCAACACGTCGTTGTATTCCAGCTAATTGTTCATCCATTCGCACCATTTGTTGATTTAGTGGCATTAATATCTTGAAAATATAATCAAATTTTCGGGACTTAAGTCACTGCTGGCCACGTTTGGCACTGGGTTGTTTTCTgccatgctttgataccacttaatgtagaaatAGGATTTAATGGTCAACCTAATCCCAAATTCTGCAGGATACTATAAacgaacaaccaataatcaagGTGGCACAGCAATACAAAACAGAtcagaataaaagaagaaatcaaatctGGGAATCAAGCTATTGATTCCAGGATTTAGAGTTTATGAGAACCGATCAGGATAAGGTATGAAAGGATGACTTAAGTACTGAAATAGGATGGGGAACGATTAAATAAGTTTtagcatcataggaaacagGAACAATAAGGATCTTCCTACCGATTCAAGTTTCAGATCTGAAGCAGATAAAATTCACTACAAGACAAAAAATTAGAGAATTTTCATAACAACAAC
This window encodes:
- the LOC122080695 gene encoding bifunctional peptidase and (3S)-lysyl hydroxylase Jmjd7; protein product: MEIEKLWEEVRELSLGTCSQVERLESPPSPLRFLRDFVSTNKPCIISNATLHWPALSSWTHPSYLSDALSSSSVSVHLTPNGRADALAPRPDDPSSPCFVSAHVQRMPFSAALNLISSSSLSDSVVAYAQQQNDCFHSEYSALASDVDSHIPWATEALGYLPDAVNLWIGNHLSETSFHKDHYENLYAVISGEKHFLLLPPTDVHRMYVRDYPAANYSYSQDTGEFTLELEKPLRYVPWCSVNPYPSSADGEREMASFSLYFNGPKPFECTVKPGEILYLLELDVAESSQLETPGSPAQISSFSPD